The genomic segment GGCCGAGGGGTGGTCGGCGAAGAGCCGGAAGACGCTGCGGCATACTTCACGCAGCTGCTCGCGGGCGTCCGCGGTGCCCTCGGCCTCGCCCATGGCGGGCAGCTCGACCTCGCTGAGCAGCCGCTGGGCGACGGCGTCGCTGATCTCTTCCTTGCTGCGGAAGTGCGAGTAGACGGCCATCGTGCCGACGCCGAGCTGCGCGGCGAGGGCGCGCATGGTGAACGCCTCGGCGCCGTCGCGGTCGAGCAGTACGACCGCTGCGTCAAGGATTCTGTCGGGGTTGAGCGTGTTGCGTGGAGCGCGGCGCCGGGGGGTGCGGGCCGACTGGGTGACGGTCATGCCATTCTCTAACTTCTCGCGGAGAGCAACCTGGGAGGGCGCCCCGGGCGTCTTCCCGCACGCATACCCGACCAAGAGATGTTGAACACAGAACGAACGCAGTGTGGCCGGGAATTTCCGGGGCGATGTGCGGGCTGTCTAGCGTACGACGTACGGTAGAGCCTACGACATGGTCCGCAAGGAGCCACATCCGCAGAACGGGGAGAACGGCCGCATGACGATCACCGCCACAGCGCCTCGCGCCTCGGCCTACCGGGGCCGGCTGCGCTGGTGGACCGAGCTGCCGCTCATCGCCGTCGTGTACGCCCTCTACTCGTGCGGCCGCCTGCTGGTCCGCGGCGACGTGGACAACGCCGTCGAGAGCGGGATCGACATCCTGCATCTCGAAGAGCTGATGCGGATCGATCCGGAGCGCTGGCTCAACGGCATCTGTACGAAGTACGCCGCGATCGGCGTCCCCGCGGACTTCGCGTACGCCTCGCTGCACTATCTCGTGACGCCCATGATCCTGGTGTGGCTGTGGCGGCGGCGGCCGACGCACTACCGCGCGGCCCGCACGTGGCTGATGCTGTCCACCCTGATCGGCCTGATCGGCTTCACCCTCATGCCCACGGCGCCGCCGCGGCTGCTCGACAGCAGCCACGGCTTCATCGACACCATGGCGCAGTACGGCTCCTACGGCTGGTGGGGCCAGGACGCCAGCGCCCCGCGCGGCCTCGGCGGGCTGACCAACCAGTACGCGGCGATGCCGAGCCTGCACGTCGGCTGGTCGCTGTGGTGCGGGATCATGCTGTGGCGCTACGGGCGGACCCCGCTGGTGCGCTCGCTGGGCATCCTGTACCCGCTGATCACCACGTTCGTGGTGATGGGCACCGCCAACCACTACCTGCTGGACGCGGTCGCCGGTGCGGCCGTCATGGGCATCGGCTACCTGCTGGCCCCGCGGGCCCTGCTCGCCGTCGACGCGCTGCGCGCCCGGTGGGCCGTCCGGTCCGGCGCCACCACCTCCGCGGAGGGCCACAGCCCGGTCGTGGCGGCCTCCGCGACCGCTGCCGCCTCCGGGACGCAGGCCCCGGCCCCGGCGGCTCCCAGAAGCGCTCCGCACGGCCCGGTACCCAGCGGGGTCCCGACGTCGCGGACGCGATCCCAGGACGAGCACAGATCGGATCCCTCGGACAGGTCTTCCGTGGGTCAGGGCCGAATGTCGTAGCCGGGTGCGAGACTTCCGCGGGTGAGCACTACGCACTATCTGCGGGAGCGGCTGGCCGAGTTGCGCGGACCGGCCACGTCTCCACGTCCGCTCGACGCGCGGGCCCTCGCGGCCCTGGCCGCGAATCCCGGCTGCCGCCGCCGGGCCCTGCTCGACGCCGCCGGGATCGACAAGGGCGCGGTCGCGCAGGTGCTGGGCGCGCCCGCCCCGTTCGGGCAGTCCCAGTTCGCCTTCGCCCGCGGTCATGCCTTCGAGGCCCGGGTCAAGGCGGAGGAGTGCGCCGAGCTGCTGCGGCTGCTGGGCGCCCCCGAGGACAGCGGGGCGCTGCTGCCGGACCTGTCGGCCGCCGGTCCCGAGGGCCGCACCGCCAGGACCCGGCTGGCCCTGGCGGAGGCGACCTCCGCCGGCTGCTGGACGCTGCTGGACCACCCGCTGCTGGCGCTCGACGTGGCGGGGTCCACCGCCTACCTGGAGCCGGACGCGGTGGCGGTCGCGCCGGACGGCTCCTGGACGGTCGTCGAGGTCAAGTCCTTCCCGATCCTGGACGGCAGCGCGGACTCGGTGAAGGTGGGCGCCGCCGCCCGCCAGGCCGCGGTGTACGTGCTGGCGCTGGAGCGGCTGGCGGGGCCGCTGGAGGAGACCGCGGGTCCCGTGCGGGTGTCGCACGATGTGCTGCTGGTGTGCCCCAAGGACTTCTCGAACCTGCCGACGGCCCAGTTCGTCGATGTGCGCAAACAGCTGTCGGTGACCAGGCGGCAGCTGACCCGGCTGACGCGTATCGAGGAGATCGCCGCCGAGCTGCCGGACGGCACCACGTTCGACCTGCGCTGGTCCGAGGACGGCCGCACCCCGACCCGGCCGGCCCCCGAACTGGCCGCCGCCGTCGAGGCGGTCCCGGCCGCGTACTCCCCCGAGTGCCTGGCCGCCTGCGAGCTGTCCCTCCACTGCCGTGACCGCTCCCGTGCCTGCGGCTCCGTCGAGTCCCTGGGCCGCGGCCTGCGCGGTGAGCTGGGCACCCTCACCACGGTCGAGGCCGTGCTGTCCGCCGCCCTCGGCACGGACGCCGCAGGCGCCGAGGCGGACCCCGCCGTCGCCGCGCTGCGCCGCGCCGCCGTGCTGCGCGCCGAGGCGCTCACCGCCGGAGGTGCCGCATGTCACTGATCGGGACGCTGGCGCGGGCCGAGGCCGTGGTCGCGGGCCGGGCGCAGCCGGTGGCGACGGTCCGGCACCGGCACCTGTCGCCGCATCCGCTGGTTTTCGTGCCGCTGACGACGGCCGGCGAGGTCGGCGCTCCACTGGGCGCGCTGGTGGGCCGCGACCGGGAGGCGCCGAGCCTGCTGGTGGTCACACAGCCGCGCGACCGGGACCTGCGGTTCGACTTCCTCGCGGCGCTGGCGACCGCGGTCATCGCGCACATGGACCGGTACGCGGACGAGGTGGAGACCGAACCGGCGACCCGGAACCGCGAGGAGTCCGAGGTCTGTGCGGACGCCCCGCAGATCATCGTGCCGAACGCGGCGGCGGTGGACTACGTCCGGCTGCTCGGCCGCTCCACCCGGTTCCGCCGTACGGCGGAGGAGAATCCGGACGAGCCCTATCCGGTGCCGTCCCAGGTGCCGCTGTCCGGTCGCTGGCTGACCCACTACGCGGAGCGCGCCCGCACCCCCGGCGCCTCGCTGCTGCTGTCGATGACGGAGCTGCTGTCGCGGCACTGGGCGACCGGCCAGAGCAATCTGGAGGACCAGCACCTCGGCGCGCTGCTCGGCTGGATCGACCCTCCCGAGGGAATGACCGGCGCGGAGGCGGCCCGCCGCGCGGAGACCGGACGCGGACCCGACGGCCTGCTGCTGAGCCCGCCCGCCGGCCCGGCGACCGACCCCGCCTTCGACAACACGGTGCTGGCGCCCGCGATGTCCCGCTTCGACGCGGCCCGGGCGGCGGCGCGGACGGCCGGCGCGGAGCGGTCCGCCGCGATGTCCCTCGCCGAGGCCGAGGTGCGGGCGCTCGTCGAGAGCCAGTTGCGGCCTGCCTGGGACGATGTGTGGCGTGGTCTCGATCTGCTGCGGGCGCTGCCCGAGGGCGGGCATGTCGAGGAGCGCTGGAAGCGGGACCGCTGGTCGTACACCGGCCACCGGGACCGGGTGCGGGCCGGTGAGCCGCCGCAGCCGAAGCGCGACGACGCCATCGCGGCCGCGCAGAAGCTGATGGGCCGCGAGACGGCCCAGGTGCGGTTGGAGGCGCAGGAGGCGCTGGACGATCCGCTGGTGATGGCCGGGCGGCGGCTGTCAGGCGAGGCGTTCGCGGGCGAGGTCACCGGCGTGGTGATGGCGTACAGCGAGGCGAAGGTGCCGCGCCCGCGCCCGCTGGTAACCGTCGCGACCGCCGACGTACCGCATTTCGACGCCGACGCGAAGCTCTACCGCGCGCTGCCCGGCGGGAAGACTCAGGAGGCGCGGTTCGTCGAGTGGCCGTCGCCCGGGGAGGTCACCGTACGACTGCTGAACGGCATGGGCCGGGGCAAGGTCCCGGACGAGGGGTCGGTGCCCGCGGCCGGCGACCGCGTGTGCTGGACGCTGTTCGAGCACGCGCCGCGCGGCGGACCGGAGTTGCCCGACCCCGAGGACACCCCGTGGACGCACGGCGGCCCGCCGGGGACCGCCGCCGCACCGGCAGCGCCCGCACCCGATCCCGTCACCGTGGAGGACTTCCTGTGAGCCGCACGACGGAGGACTCTCCGCCCCACGGCCCGGCCCGGCCCGCGCCGCGCGACCCCGCCGCCGAGGCGGCGGCGGTCACCGAGGCGATCCTGCGCGACACGCTGCACGGCTCGTCGCGCGGTGTCGTCGTCGACTCCCCGCCGGGCGCGGGCAAGTCGACGCTCGTGGTGCGCGCGGCCAGGGAACTGGCCGCGGCGGGCGAGTCGTTGATGGTGGTGGCGCAGACGAACGCGCAGGTGGACGATCTCGCGGACCGGCTGGCGACCGCCGATCCCGGGCTCCCGATCGGCCGGCTGCACGGCAGCGAGTCACCGCCCGATCCGCTGCTCGACCGGCATCCGTCGATCGTGAAGTCCGCGAAGGTCGCCGATCTCGCCCAGCAGAAGGTCGTCATCGCGACCTCCGCGAAGTGGGCGTACGTCAAGACCACCGATCTGACGTCGCCCTGGCGGCACGCGATCGTCGACGAGGCCTACCAGATGCGCTCGGACGCGCTGCTGCAGGTGGCCGGGCTCTTCGAGCGGGCGCTGTTCGTCGGCGACCCGGGGCAGCTGGACCCGTTCAGCGTGGTGGGCGCCGACCAGTGGGCGGGGCTGAGCTACGACCCGTCGGCAAGCGCGGTGGTGACGCTGCTGGCGCACAATCCGGGCCTCCCGCAGCACCGGCTGCCCGTCTCGTGGCGGCTGCCGGCATCCGCGGCGCCGCTGGTGTCGCGGGCGTTCTACCCGTACACGCCGTTCCGCAGCGGCACCGGGCCCGGCGTCCGGCGGCTGTCGTTCGGGGTGCCCTCGCAGGGCACCGGCCCTGACGAGGTGCTGGACGAGGCGGCCGCGTCGGGCTGGGGGCTGCTGGAGCTGCCGGCCCGGCACACTCCCCGGACGGATCCGGAGGCGGTGCACGCGGTGGCCCAGGTGGTGCGGCGGCTGCTGGACCGGGGCGGGGTGACGTTCAGCGAGCGCTCGCCGGAGCCGGCGCCGCTGACCGCGGACCGGATCGCCGTCGGCACGGCGCACCGCGACCAGGCGGCGGCGGTGCGGTCGGCGCTCACCGCGCTGGGCGTGTCCGGTGTCGCCGTGGACACCGCGAACCGGCTGCAGGGCCGGGAGTTCGACGTGACGGTCTTCCTGCACCCGCTGTCCGGCCGCCCGGACGCGACGGCCTTCCATCTGGAGACGGGCCGGCTCTGCGTGCTCGCCTCCCGGCACCGGCACGCGTGCATCGTGGTGTGCCGGGCGGGGGTGGCCCGGCTGCTGGACGAGCACCCGTCGACGGAACCGGTGCAGCTGGGCGTGACGGTGAAGTTCCCGGACGGCTGGGAGGCCAACCACGCCGTGCTGGCGCACCTGGACGAGCACCGGGTCCCGTATCGGGCGTAGCCCCGGTGCGGAACGGTGCGGGACGCTGCGGAACCGCACGTCAGACGGCACTTCGGACGGCCCGGAGGCCCACTTGCGCGGGCGCGGGACAATGGAACGCGCGAATCCCTTGGAGGTAGGTACATGTCCGAGCCGCAGTCGGCTCACGACCGGCGCGACGCCGTCCCGCCGGCCCCCGCACGGCGCCTGCGCCCGGCGGAGCTGCTCTTCGAGCCCGCCCAGGCCCTCGCCGACGAGGAGCACTTCTTCGACCTGGAGTCGCTCGACGATCCCCGGGAGCTGCTGGCGCGCTCCACGGAGCTGGCGCTGGCCTTCCGCGCCGCCGCCGACCGGGCGACGGAGTACCAGGCGATAGCCGCTGCCCAGCTGGCGGATCCCCGGCGCTTCGACCGGCTGACGTATGCCGCGATCGCGGAGCAGTCGGGCTGGACCGAGGACTACGCGAAGAAGATGGTCGAGTTCGGGACACGTCTGCAGGAGCGGTGACCAGAACCAATGCCCTGAGCCGGTGATTGTGTCAAGCGACCACGGCCCTTTGGCATATGCGGGTTGCGCAAGGTACCGGACGACCGGCGTTCCTGTCCCGTATTCGTCCGATTAACATCGACGCAGTGCGAGCGGCCGGTACCTCTAGGTGTATGAGCGAATGGCAGTGGGAGACCTGGAGGCACCCGGACATCACCGTGGCCGGCGACCCGACGGACCCTGAACGGCAGTCGCACACCGCGTACGTCACCCCTGCGGGAGCCGCCTGGCTCGCCTCCGCCAGCGCTTTCCCGCGCAGCGTCCAGGCGCTGTGGAGCGCCCGCCCGACCGCGCCCAGCGTGCTGCCGTGCGGCACCGTGTTCGACGTGGTGAACCTCCCCGCGCTCTTCGGCCGCCGGGTGCTGGAGCAGTTATGGGCCGCGGGGCCCGGCAGCGGGCCGGTCGCCCTGCACCGCGGCCGGGTGCTGCTGCTGGTCGCCCCCGGGTCCGCCCAGCGGCTGCCGTCGCTGCTCGGCTGGGAGGAGTGGAGCCGCTCGGTGCCGCCGCTGATGTGCCACGGCCTGGGCGACGCGGTGACCGTGCCGCCGCTGTACGGCGACGAGTCCGGCCTGGACACCGAGGGCGGATCGTCGCGCTGGGTGGTGGCCCCCGACACCCGTCATCCCTGGCTCCCCGGCCCCGACGTGCTGCTGTGGGCCTGTATCCGCGCGGCCCGCGCCGCCGCCCGTACGACCGCTTCCGCGACGGTCCCCTCGGGCTCCCCGGCCTGAACGGGATATCGATTTTCACTCCGCCGGAAGCGGATGCTAATGTCTGTCTCGCAGCACGCGCCGCTAGCTCAGTTGGTTAGAGCAGCTGACTCTTAATCAGCGGGTCCGGGGTTCGAGTCCCTGGCGGCGCACCTACGGGAAACCGTTGACCTGGGCGTTCCTCCTTCGGGAGGGGCGCCTTTCGTCATGTACGGGGCCAGTGCGAGAGCGGCACGGGAGCAGTGCGAGAGCGGTACGGGAGCGGCCCGGCGCGGTAACAAGGCCAGGGAGAGACCGTCTCCAGGAGGCCCCGCATGCCGCTGCCGCACTACCGTCCCCCGGACGCGCCCGACGGCGCGCGCGAGGACGCGTGGCGTCCGCCGCCGCGCCGCGTCGGCCGGATGGCGGCGGGCATCCTCGCGGTCACGGTGGTGACCGGCGCCTGGCTGCTGCGCGACGGCACGCAGGAGCGGGAGCCGCCGCTGCCCACGGCGGCCGAGGCGGTGTCCGCGGCCGGGCGGCACCCGGACCCCGGCGGGCCGACGGAGTTCGCGCTGCCGCCGCGCGCGGTCCCGCTGACCGCCGCCGCCCCCGAACGGATCCGGGTCCCGGTCATCGGGGTCGACGCGCCCCTCATGCGGCTCGGACTCGACACCACCGGCCATCTGCAGACCCCGCCGGAGTCCGAGCGCGGGCTGGCCGGCTGGTACGCGGGCGGGGCCGCGCCCGGCGCTCCGGGCGCCGCCGTGCTGGCAGGACACGTGGACACCCGCGAGGGCCCCGCGGTCTTCTACGAGCTGGGCGGGCTGCACAAGGGCGACCGGATCGAGATCGACCGCGCGGACCGCCGTACCGCCGTGTTCACGGTCTACGGCATCGAGGTCTACGAGAAGCAGGACTTCCCCACCGACCGGGTCTACGGCGCGACGCCGGACGCCGAGCTGCGCGTGATCACCTGCGGCGGAGTGTTCAGCAAGGCGGCGGGATACCTGGGCAACGTCGTGGTCTACGCCCGGCTCACCGGCTCCACCGGACCGGCCTGAGGACCAGCCCGAGAACCGGCCAGCAGAACCAGCCCCAGAACCCGCGGACGAACCCGCCGACGGACCCGCCCGGCGCATCCTCCTGACGCACCGGCACCCCGTCGCCCACACCCCTTCAACCGGCGTGCCCACCCCCGGAACGGCCGGTTGGCCGAACCGGGGGCCACCACTGGCAGGTGAATGCAGTATGTCCTAGTTTAGGTATTTCTGATGTCATTTATGAATCTGCGCGTCACCGGGGAGGTCGCTGTGCGACAGCCGCTGGCCATGAGCGGGCCGATGGAGTGGCCGCTGACCAACGGCGCCGTGCCCTGGATCGTGCTCGTGATCGGCCTGCTGTCGCTCGGCTGGCTGCTCGTGGTCCGCCGCCGCTCCTGGTGGACCGTCACCGTCCCGCTGATCGCCCTCGGTACCGCCGTCGCGGTGTTCGTCGTGCAGTACCTGGAGGACAACTCCTGGCGGCTGATCGCCGATGAACTGCCGATCAGCGTCCTGGTGTGGATCGGGGTCGGAGTCTTCGGCGTCGCCCTGGCCGTGGCCCGCTGCTTCTGCACCCCGCACTGGCGGATCAGGCTGGCCGCGCTGCTGGCGGGCCTGCTCGTGCTGCTCGCCGCGTGCTCCCAAGTGAACGTGTTCTACGACCAGTACCCCCGGCTCCGCACCCTGGTGACCGCGCTGACCCGGCAGAGCACCGACCTCAGGACAGCCGGCGGCGGCAGGCAGAACGCCACCGTCCGCACCCCGGAAGGCGGCACGCTCGAATCGGTGTGGAAACCGCCGGCTGACATGCCCGGCAAGGGATCGCTGTCGAAGGTGAAGATCCCCGGCACCGTCTCCGGCTTCGACGCGCGCGACGCCTGGGTCTATCTGCCGCCCGCCTACCGGACCAGCCCGCGCGCGCTGCTCCCCGTCATCGTCCTGATGCCCGGTCAGCCCGGATCGCCGCAGGACTGGCTCGACTCCGGGCAGCTGGCCGAGACCATGGACGCGTACGCCGCCGAGCACCACGGTCTCGCGCCGGTCGCGGTCTCCGTCGACACCCTCCACTCGCCGCTGAACAACACCATCTGCGTGGACTCGAAACGCGGCAAGGTGCACACCTACCTCACCCAGGACGTACCGGCCTGGATCAGGGCCAACCTCCAGGTCGCGAGCGCACCCGCGTCCTGGGCCGCGGGCGGCTACTCGCTCGGCGGCACCTGCTCGCTGCAGCTGGCCGTCACCGCGCCGGAACTCTTCGGGTCGTTCGTCGACATCTCCGGGCAGCGCGAACCGACCCTGGGCGGCCACCAGCGCACCGTCGACGAGCTGTTCGGCGGCAGTTCGGCCGCCTACGACGCCATCAGCCCGCTGAAGATCATGCGGAAGAAGTCCTTCCCCGGCACCAACGGCCTGTTCATCGTCGGCTCCGCCGACGGCACCTTCGCGCCGCAGCAGCGGGACGCGTACGCGGCGGCCCGCAAGGCCGGGATGAACGTCACGTACAAGGAACTGCCGGGCGGCCACAGCTGGGCGGTCTGGCGGCCCGCCCTCGGCGTGGGGCTGGCCTGGCTCGGCGGCGTCACCCATCTGACCTCCCCATCCAGCGGCTGACGGGACTGCACCGATGACCGAAACGCAGGCGCGGGAA from the Streptomyces sp. RKAG293 genome contains:
- a CDS encoding phosphatase PAP2 family protein; the protein is MTITATAPRASAYRGRLRWWTELPLIAVVYALYSCGRLLVRGDVDNAVESGIDILHLEELMRIDPERWLNGICTKYAAIGVPADFAYASLHYLVTPMILVWLWRRRPTHYRAARTWLMLSTLIGLIGFTLMPTAPPRLLDSSHGFIDTMAQYGSYGWWGQDASAPRGLGGLTNQYAAMPSLHVGWSLWCGIMLWRYGRTPLVRSLGILYPLITTFVVMGTANHYLLDAVAGAAVMGIGYLLAPRALLAVDALRARWAVRSGATTSAEGHSPVVAASATAAASGTQAPAPAAPRSAPHGPVPSGVPTSRTRSQDEHRSDPSDRSSVGQGRMS
- a CDS encoding AAA family ATPase, with the protein product MSRTTEDSPPHGPARPAPRDPAAEAAAVTEAILRDTLHGSSRGVVVDSPPGAGKSTLVVRAARELAAAGESLMVVAQTNAQVDDLADRLATADPGLPIGRLHGSESPPDPLLDRHPSIVKSAKVADLAQQKVVIATSAKWAYVKTTDLTSPWRHAIVDEAYQMRSDALLQVAGLFERALFVGDPGQLDPFSVVGADQWAGLSYDPSASAVVTLLAHNPGLPQHRLPVSWRLPASAAPLVSRAFYPYTPFRSGTGPGVRRLSFGVPSQGTGPDEVLDEAAASGWGLLELPARHTPRTDPEAVHAVAQVVRRLLDRGGVTFSERSPEPAPLTADRIAVGTAHRDQAAAVRSALTALGVSGVAVDTANRLQGREFDVTVFLHPLSGRPDATAFHLETGRLCVLASRHRHACIVVCRAGVARLLDEHPSTEPVQLGVTVKFPDGWEANHAVLAHLDEHRVPYRA
- a CDS encoding bifunctional DNA primase/polymerase yields the protein MSEWQWETWRHPDITVAGDPTDPERQSHTAYVTPAGAAWLASASAFPRSVQALWSARPTAPSVLPCGTVFDVVNLPALFGRRVLEQLWAAGPGSGPVALHRGRVLLLVAPGSAQRLPSLLGWEEWSRSVPPLMCHGLGDAVTVPPLYGDESGLDTEGGSSRWVVAPDTRHPWLPGPDVLLWACIRAARAAARTTASATVPSGSPA
- a CDS encoding class F sortase yields the protein MAAGILAVTVVTGAWLLRDGTQEREPPLPTAAEAVSAAGRHPDPGGPTEFALPPRAVPLTAAAPERIRVPVIGVDAPLMRLGLDTTGHLQTPPESERGLAGWYAGGAAPGAPGAAVLAGHVDTREGPAVFYELGGLHKGDRIEIDRADRRTAVFTVYGIEVYEKQDFPTDRVYGATPDAELRVITCGGVFSKAAGYLGNVVVYARLTGSTGPA
- a CDS encoding esterase family protein, whose amino-acid sequence is MSFMNLRVTGEVAVRQPLAMSGPMEWPLTNGAVPWIVLVIGLLSLGWLLVVRRRSWWTVTVPLIALGTAVAVFVVQYLEDNSWRLIADELPISVLVWIGVGVFGVALAVARCFCTPHWRIRLAALLAGLLVLLAACSQVNVFYDQYPRLRTLVTALTRQSTDLRTAGGGRQNATVRTPEGGTLESVWKPPADMPGKGSLSKVKIPGTVSGFDARDAWVYLPPAYRTSPRALLPVIVLMPGQPGSPQDWLDSGQLAETMDAYAAEHHGLAPVAVSVDTLHSPLNNTICVDSKRGKVHTYLTQDVPAWIRANLQVASAPASWAAGGYSLGGTCSLQLAVTAPELFGSFVDISGQREPTLGGHQRTVDELFGGSSAAYDAISPLKIMRKKSFPGTNGLFIVGSADGTFAPQQRDAYAAARKAGMNVTYKELPGGHSWAVWRPALGVGLAWLGGVTHLTSPSSG